The sequence TAGATACGATTGACTTAGCTCATCTATACGGAACCCCACTCTACATTTATGATGTTGCCCTTATTCGCGAGCGTGCCCGGGCGTTTAAGCGTATGTTTGATAAACATCGTGTACGTGCACAAGTCGCGTATGCAAGCAAAGCGTTTTCGACAATAGCGATCGTGCAATTAATGGAACAAGAAGGATTATCTCTCGATGTCGTCTCGGGCGGTGAGCTGTATACCGCGTTAGCTGCTGGATTTCCGGTCGAACGTATTCATTTTCACGGCAACAATAAAAGCGAAGAAGAGTTACAAATGGCGGTTGAAGCAAAAATCGGTTGTATTGTCGTCGATAATTTTTATGAGTTAGAGATGTTGCAACAACTTTGTCGCACTCATAAATATACGATGCCGATTTTATTACGTGTCACGCCAGGCATTGAGGCCCATACGCACGACTATATTTTAACAGGGCAAGAAGATTCGAAATTTGGATTTGATTTGCATAACGGACAAGCAGATGAAGCGTTACAGCGTGCGCTCGCTTCTTCCCATATTCATGTGCTTGGCATTCATTGTCATATCGGTTCGCAAATTTTTGATGCGACTGGTTTTGTCCTTGCGACGAAAAAATTATTTGAAAAGCTTGCTATATGGCGTGATATGCATCATTTCACTGCGAAAGTTGTCAATCTTGGCGGCGGTTTTGGCATTCGGTACACGAAAGAAGATGATCCGCTCGCACCGGAACAGTACGTCGAACAAATTATTGAAGAAGTGAAACGGAACGTAGCCTCATTTCATTTACCATTCCCAGAAATTTGGATTGAGCCGGGGCGTTCGCTTGTCGGTGATGCTGGAACAACGATTTATACGATTGGCTCGCGTAAAGAGGTGCCAAACGTTCGTCAATATGTTGCGGTAGATGGGGGAATGAGCGACAACATTCGACCTGCGCTATATGAAGCGAAATATGAAGCAGTGCTAGCGAATCGGATGCATGACCATTGTGAAGAAGTTGTGGCGATTGCAGGGAAATGTTGTGAGTCAGGCGATATGCTCATCTGGGATTTACCGCTTCCGAAAGCGCAACCGGGCGATTATTTAGCTGTTTTTTGTACGGGAGCTTACGGCTATGCGATGGCAAATAACTATAATCGCATTCCGCGTCCGGCGGTCGTATTTGTTGAAGACGGTGAAGCACAGCTTGTTGTGAAGCGTGAAACGTATGAAGATTTAATTCGACTCGATTTGCCACTTAAGACAAAAGTAAAAAAATAACCGAGGCGACAACCTCGGTTATTTTTTTATGCCCCAAATGCTCCGCGAAGGGCGTTCCATATTTCTCGTAAAATGTCGACGATGCGCTGAATAACTCACATTTCGCACCCTCTCGACAAAAATCGGGAGGATTTTTTTATCTTCCTGTCGAATAAAACCTTGGAATACAAGGAAAGCAAAGGAGTTTGCTCATCATGGACGTTCAAATTCGGGCCATTTATGAAAGTTCTTATTTGAATATAATAAGCGCCCTGTTCAAAGATCTTGACCTTCCTCAGTTGATTGATCGTCTCGTTCCCGTGGATCCGCAATGCCAAACTCGAGCCAGCGATATCGTCAAACTAATCGTTCTGGATATCTTGAGCGGCCGGCAAGCGCTCGTTCATTTGGAACAATGGGCGCATGACATCGATTTGCCGAAGCTGATTCGGCCAGGGCTGGAGCCGTCTTGGTTCAACGACGATGCCATCGCGCGTCATTTGGATCGCCTGTATGAGGCGAATATCCATCAAGTCCTTTCGTCTTGCCTCGTGCAGATCTACAAGAAAGAAGGCCTCTCTCTTCGCGTCTTCCACGCCGATACGACGGACAAGACCGTTTATGGCGCGTATGAATCGGCCTCGCCGGATGCCTTGCAGATTACGCATGGCTACAACCGGCATCATCGTTGGCAAAAGCAGATCGGATTTGGGCTGATTGGCAACGAGGATGGCATCCCGTTTTATGGCGATGTACACGACGGCAACCTGCCGGATAAGACGTGGAATCCCGAGGTGTTGTCCCGTGTGCAGAAACAGCTGAAGCAGGCGAAGATCGAAGATGAATGGATTTATGTTGCCGATTCTGCCGCCATGACGAAAGACACACTGGCGCAAACGAAGGCCGCCAACGCCTTTTTGATCACAAGAGGCCCTTCTTCGCTCCGGATCGTCAAAACCGCGCTGGCTAAAGCTGATGCCCAAGACACGCCGTGGAGCGATCCGTTCTCCTTAGCGGAGAAAAACGGAGCCACCTACCGGGTGTGGGAAACGACATCGACGTACGAAGGTCATTCGGTCCGGTTGATCGTCGTTGAATCCAGCGCGCTCGACCAACGAAAAGGAAAGACGCTCGAAAAAGAGCGAAACCAAGAAGCAGAGCTTCTTCGGCAGAAACAAACCCAGTGGGAAAGCCGTCTGTTTTCGTGCCGGGAAGACGCCGAACAAGCCCTAGCGTCTCTAAAGGCGTCCCTTCGTCTCCGGTTCCATCGCGTCGAGGCGTCGGTCGAAGCGATCGTGCGTCCGAAAAAACGGCGCGGACGTCCGAAAAAAGGGGCGGAACCGGACATGGAAACGCTGTACGCCCTTCGCTTGAACGTGGAATTCGACCAAGATGCGTGGGAACAGGCGAGACGGAAAGCGTCCCGGTTTGTCCTTGTCACGACAGTTCCGGAGGAATGGAAAGGTCAACCGATGGATGCGAAAGAGATCTTGAAGTTGTATAAAGGCCAAATCTCGGTGGAAATGAACTTCTCTTTCTTGAAAGACCCGTTCTTTACGGATGAGATTTACGTAAAAAAACCGGAACGGGTCGCGGTATTGGGCTATTTGTTTCTGTTGGCCTTGGCGATTTACCGCGTCTTCCAGCGCCGGGTGCGTCAGTTCATCACCCCGGAACACCCATTAAAGGGCGCGGGAGGCCGGAAACTGACCCGACCGACCGGACAAGCGATTTTTCAATTGTTTTGGTATGTCAGAGTCGTCCTGTTGGAACTGCCGGATGGACGAATTCAACGCGCGTTAGGTCAACCGCTCACGTACGAGCAGCGAAGGATTCTGCAAGGATTAGGGATGGACGAGAGCATTTACGTCTAATGGGATAAAGAACGACCAACGATGGTAAAAAAAGGATACCATCGCTTTTGGTGTTGGTTTAAAAGTTATTCTAAAAAACTGAATAAAAAATCCTTTTGTTCCGCCCTACCAAGGTGCGAAATATGAGGAATAAACGTTCGACCTTCTTCTGTTTGTAAAAAAGCAGATAGCTTGTCTTTCGTTTGAGCAAGCTGTTCGTTCACTTGATTCCAGTCGATGTTCACATTTTTCATTTTGTTAAATAAAGAAAGCAAACTGTTTATTTCGTCTTCTGTTAACGTAATGCCAAGCTCTTGAGCGATCCGCTCAATGAGCGCACGCATATCTGCATCTGTTTGCGGTGGATTTTTCGCTATTTCTTCTTTAATTTTCGCAAGCAGTGCGACCGCTTTGTCATTTCCGATTGATTCGCCAAGCTGTGCTGTTTTCACCATTTCCTCGTTCGCTACTTTTTTTACTTCGTCCGGGATCGCTTCATTTGATGAAAGTTCGTACGCTTTCATTAACCCTGTTAACGCAGCTGTTCCCGATACAGGAAACGGTGCAGTAATGTAAATGACTGCATCTTTTACTCCAGCAGTAATGAGCGCATTCATATACATCTCTTTTGTTACCCAGTTAATGTTATTCGTTTCGACTTGCAACCCCGAACCAGGTGCCCCAATCGTAATTTTCGAGGATGAAATAGCCTTCGTTCCAATTTGTCCTTTCGGAATAATGCCGCCGAGATATTTATGCTCTTCTTCATTTGTAACCGTAATGATTTCAGCGTTGTCTGGCGCATTCATTTCTTTTAATATTTGTTGTTTTTGCTGTTCTGTTAAATTTTCGCCGAGCGTAATAATGACGTCCCCTTCAATCGCATCTGCTAAACTAACCGATGGGATCATAAACAGCAATAAAATAAATATCGTAAACCACTTCTTCATTTCATAACCTCCTTCAACATCTTCCATACTATTGTACAAACATTTGCGTGAACATAGAAGAGAAATATAGTAAAATGAAGTTACGTTTGTTTTTACGATAGAAAGGTGGAAAAGTTTCATGAAGAAAAAAGGATATATCTTAATGGAAAACGGCGGAAAGGTGGAGTTTGAACTATTCCAAAATGAAGCGCCAACAACGGTTGCGAATTTTGAAAAACTAGCGAATGAAGGATTTTATAACGGGCTGACGTTTCATCGCGTCATTAAGCGATTTGTAAGTCAAGGTGGCTGCCCGATTGGAAACGGAACAGGCGATGCAGGTTATACGATTCCGTGTGAAACAGATAACAATCCGCATAAACATATCGAAGGTGCGATATCGATGGCGCATCGCGGACGTGATACAGGAAGTTGCCAGTTTTTCATTTGCCATGAGCCGCAGCCGCATTTAGATGGTGTGCATACCGTATTCGGTCAAGTCACCGCTGGAATGGATGTTGTAAAGGCGATGAAAAATGGTGATGTCATGAAAGAAGTAAAGGTGTGGGACGAACAATAAAAGGGACGATGAAGCGATGAAAAAAAACTGGGTATTATTTTTCATCCTTTTACTCGTTAGTTTCGTTTGGGGAGCAATGTATTGGCTGTTTATTGCAAAGTAATAGACATTTCGTTTTATTGTGCTATAATGAATAAAAATGGAATAAACGCATCCTTCGGGGCAGGGTGAAATTCCCGACCGGCGGTAATGAAACAGATGTTTCTCAGCCCGCGAGCCGTTAAGGCATGATCCGGTGCGATTCCGGAGCCGACAGTATAGTCTGGATGGGAGAAGGATTGCCAAAACTCACGCCACTTATTGAAAAAATAAGCTTGGCGGTGGGTCATTTTTGCTATGCAAAAAAGGCGATCTTTACATACATCTTGCCCTAGGACGTCGTTCCTAGGGTTTTTATCTTTTATAAAGAAAGAAAGGTGGTGCGAGATGGACGAACAATATATGCGTTTCGCATTACAATTAGCGCAATCAGCTCGCGGACAAACGTCACCGAACCCGCTTGTTGGGGCTGTTGTTGTAAAACATGGTGAAATTGTCGGCTTTGGCGCACACTTAAAAGCAGGAGAGCCACATGCAGAAGTACACGCTTTGCGCATGGCGGGCGAGAAAGCGGAAGGAGCAACCGTTTATGTGACGCTTGAACCATGCAGCCATTACGGAAAAACGCCCCCTTGTGCTGATTTGTTAATTGAAAAAAAGGTGAAGCGCGTCGTTGTGGCGACGACGGACCCAAATCCGCTCGTGGCAGGAAAAGGCATTGAAAAATTAAAGCGAGCAGGAATTGACATCACCGTCGGAGTGTTGAAAGAAGAGGCGGATGCGTTAAACGAAATGTTTTTTCATTATATTTCAACGAAAACACCGTATGTGACGTTAAAGTATGCGATGAGCTTAGATGGGAAAATTGCAACAAAAACGGGCGAAAGCAAGTGGATTACGTCGGAAGATGCGCGGCGTGACGTGCATCGCGAGCGACGTATGCACGATGCGATCGTTGTCGGTGTCGGCACAATTTTAGCAGATGATCCAAGCTTAACCGTTCGTTTTGGGTATGAAGGAAAGCAACCAATTCGAATCGTTCTCGATACACATTTACGTACACCGCTTCACGCGAATGTCATCACAGATCAAAAGGCGCCAACATGGATCGTCGTCGGCCAACATGTGACAGAGGAGCAAATGAAGCCATACGAACATGCCGGCGTACACATCATTCGTATGAATGAAAATAAAATTGATATTCCATCACTTTTACATGAACTTGGCAAACGGAACGTCATGTCCATATTTGTTGAAGGTGGAGCGCATGTGCACGGCAGCTTTTTATCTTCGC comes from Anoxybacillus flavithermus and encodes:
- the ribD gene encoding bifunctional diaminohydroxyphosphoribosylaminopyrimidine deaminase/5-amino-6-(5-phosphoribosylamino)uracil reductase RibD, whose amino-acid sequence is MDEQYMRFALQLAQSARGQTSPNPLVGAVVVKHGEIVGFGAHLKAGEPHAEVHALRMAGEKAEGATVYVTLEPCSHYGKTPPCADLLIEKKVKRVVVATTDPNPLVAGKGIEKLKRAGIDITVGVLKEEADALNEMFFHYISTKTPYVTLKYAMSLDGKIATKTGESKWITSEDARRDVHRERRMHDAIVVGVGTILADDPSLTVRFGYEGKQPIRIVLDTHLRTPLHANVITDQKAPTWIVVGQHVTEEQMKPYEHAGVHIIRMNENKIDIPSLLHELGKRNVMSIFVEGGAHVHGSFLSSRSVQQVIAYIAPMLIGGNEAPSAIGGEGFGRMMDALRLQVKHVERIGPDIKIVAKG
- a CDS encoding IS1634 family transposase, with the protein product MDVQIRAIYESSYLNIISALFKDLDLPQLIDRLVPVDPQCQTRASDIVKLIVLDILSGRQALVHLEQWAHDIDLPKLIRPGLEPSWFNDDAIARHLDRLYEANIHQVLSSCLVQIYKKEGLSLRVFHADTTDKTVYGAYESASPDALQITHGYNRHHRWQKQIGFGLIGNEDGIPFYGDVHDGNLPDKTWNPEVLSRVQKQLKQAKIEDEWIYVADSAAMTKDTLAQTKAANAFLITRGPSSLRIVKTALAKADAQDTPWSDPFSLAEKNGATYRVWETTSTYEGHSVRLIVVESSALDQRKGKTLEKERNQEAELLRQKQTQWESRLFSCREDAEQALASLKASLRLRFHRVEASVEAIVRPKKRRGRPKKGAEPDMETLYALRLNVEFDQDAWEQARRKASRFVLVTTVPEEWKGQPMDAKEILKLYKGQISVEMNFSFLKDPFFTDEIYVKKPERVAVLGYLFLLALAIYRVFQRRVRQFITPEHPLKGAGGRKLTRPTGQAIFQLFWYVRVVLLELPDGRIQRALGQPLTYEQRRILQGLGMDESIYV
- the lysA gene encoding diaminopimelate decarboxylase; the protein is MIMHGTMGINERGHLEIGGVDTIDLAHLYGTPLYIYDVALIRERARAFKRMFDKHRVRAQVAYASKAFSTIAIVQLMEQEGLSLDVVSGGELYTALAAGFPVERIHFHGNNKSEEELQMAVEAKIGCIVVDNFYELEMLQQLCRTHKYTMPILLRVTPGIEAHTHDYILTGQEDSKFGFDLHNGQADEALQRALASSHIHVLGIHCHIGSQIFDATGFVLATKKLFEKLAIWRDMHHFTAKVVNLGGGFGIRYTKEDDPLAPEQYVEQIIEEVKRNVASFHLPFPEIWIEPGRSLVGDAGTTIYTIGSRKEVPNVRQYVAVDGGMSDNIRPALYEAKYEAVLANRMHDHCEEVVAIAGKCCESGDMLIWDLPLPKAQPGDYLAVFCTGAYGYAMANNYNRIPRPAVVFVEDGEAQLVVKRETYEDLIRLDLPLKTKVKK
- a CDS encoding DUF1002 domain-containing protein, which translates into the protein MKKWFTIFILLLFMIPSVSLADAIEGDVIITLGENLTEQQKQQILKEMNAPDNAEIITVTNEEEHKYLGGIIPKGQIGTKAISSSKITIGAPGSGLQVETNNINWVTKEMYMNALITAGVKDAVIYITAPFPVSGTAALTGLMKAYELSSNEAIPDEVKKVANEEMVKTAQLGESIGNDKAVALLAKIKEEIAKNPPQTDADMRALIERIAQELGITLTEDEINSLLSLFNKMKNVNIDWNQVNEQLAQTKDKLSAFLQTEEGRTFIPHISHLGRAEQKDFLFSFLE
- a CDS encoding peptidylprolyl isomerase — its product is MKKKGYILMENGGKVEFELFQNEAPTTVANFEKLANEGFYNGLTFHRVIKRFVSQGGCPIGNGTGDAGYTIPCETDNNPHKHIEGAISMAHRGRDTGSCQFFICHEPQPHLDGVHTVFGQVTAGMDVVKAMKNGDVMKEVKVWDEQ